One Streptomyces sp. NBC_00554 DNA segment encodes these proteins:
- a CDS encoding 6-phosphofructokinase gives MRIGVLTSGGDCPGLNAVIRSVVHRAVVDHGDEVIGFRDGWKGLLECDYLKLDLDAVSGILARGGTMLGSSRVQPAHLRDGVERARGHVEELGLDAIIPIGGEGTLKAARLLSDSGLPIVGVPKTIDNDIAVTDVTFGFDTAVGVATEALDRLKTTAESHQRVLIVEVMGRHTGWIALHSGMAAGAHAIVVPERPFDIEELAAKVGERFEAGKRFAIVVAAEGAKPREGTMEYDEGGKDVYGHERFAGIARQLSLELEERLGKEARPVILGHVQRGGTPTAYDRVLATRFGWHAVEAAHRGDFGKMTALRGTDIVMVSLAEAVETLKTVPDERYAEAECVL, from the coding sequence ATGCGCATTGGTGTCCTCACGTCCGGCGGCGACTGCCCCGGTCTGAACGCCGTCATCCGGTCCGTCGTGCACCGTGCCGTCGTCGACCACGGCGACGAGGTCATCGGCTTCCGGGACGGCTGGAAAGGCCTCCTGGAGTGCGACTACCTCAAGCTCGACCTCGACGCGGTCAGTGGAATCCTGGCTCGCGGCGGCACCATGCTCGGCTCCTCCCGGGTCCAGCCCGCGCATCTGCGTGACGGCGTGGAGCGGGCCAGGGGCCATGTCGAGGAGCTCGGCCTCGACGCGATCATCCCGATCGGCGGCGAGGGCACCCTCAAGGCGGCCCGCCTCCTCTCGGACAGCGGCCTGCCGATCGTCGGCGTGCCGAAGACCATCGACAACGACATCGCCGTCACGGACGTGACCTTCGGCTTCGACACGGCCGTCGGCGTCGCGACCGAGGCCCTTGACCGGCTGAAGACCACGGCCGAGTCCCACCAGCGGGTGCTGATCGTGGAGGTCATGGGCCGCCACACCGGCTGGATCGCGCTGCACTCCGGCATGGCGGCGGGCGCCCACGCCATCGTCGTACCGGAACGCCCCTTCGACATCGAGGAGTTGGCCGCCAAGGTCGGCGAACGCTTCGAGGCGGGCAAGCGGTTCGCCATCGTCGTGGCCGCGGAGGGGGCGAAGCCCCGCGAGGGCACGATGGAGTACGACGAGGGCGGCAAGGACGTCTACGGGCACGAGCGGTTCGCGGGCATCGCCCGCCAGCTCTCCCTGGAGCTGGAGGAGCGCCTCGGCAAGGAGGCCCGGCCGGTGATCCTCGGCCACGTCCAGCGGGGCGGTACGCCGACGGCGTACGACCGTGTCCTCGCCACGCGGTTCGGCTGGCATGCCGTGGAGGCCGCGCACCGGGGTGACTTCGGCAAGATGACGGCGCTGCGGGGGACCGACATCGTGATGGTGTCGCTCGCGGAGGCCGTGGAGACGCTGAAGACGGTTCCGGACGAGCGGTACGCCGAAGCGGAGTGCGTGCTCTAA
- a CDS encoding type 1 glutamine amidotransferase — protein sequence MSDNSLRLVWIYPDLLSTYGDQGNALVVERRARQRGLDVARLDVRSDQPIPTSGDIYLIGGGEDRPQRLAAERLRRDGGLHRAVGNGAIVFSVCAGYQILGHEFINDLGQREPGLGLLDVTSVRGEGERCVGDVLGDIDPRLGLPPLTGFENHQGITHLGPTARPFANVRLGKGNGTGDGTEGAYNDTVFGTYMHGPVLARNPQIADLLLKLALDVNALPPIDDRWYEALRSERIASAQQPA from the coding sequence GAGTGACAACAGCCTGCGTCTCGTGTGGATCTACCCGGACCTGCTGAGCACCTACGGCGACCAGGGCAACGCCCTCGTCGTGGAGCGCCGGGCCCGCCAGCGGGGCCTCGACGTGGCCCGTCTCGACGTACGCAGCGACCAGCCGATCCCCACCTCCGGCGACATCTACCTGATCGGCGGCGGTGAGGACCGGCCGCAGCGGCTCGCGGCGGAGCGGCTGCGCCGTGACGGCGGTCTGCACCGCGCGGTCGGCAACGGCGCGATCGTCTTCTCGGTGTGTGCCGGCTACCAGATCCTCGGCCACGAGTTCATCAACGACCTCGGGCAGCGCGAGCCGGGCCTCGGTCTGCTCGACGTGACCTCCGTGCGCGGCGAGGGCGAGCGGTGCGTCGGTGACGTGCTGGGCGACATCGACCCGCGCCTGGGCCTGCCCCCGCTGACGGGCTTCGAGAATCACCAGGGCATCACCCATCTCGGCCCCACCGCGCGCCCGTTCGCGAACGTGCGGCTCGGCAAGGGCAACGGCACGGGCGACGGCACCGAGGGCGCGTACAACGACACCGTCTTCGGTACGTACATGCACGGGCCCGTGCTCGCCCGCAACCCGCAGATCGCGGACCTGCTGCTGAAGCTGGCGCTGGACGTGAACGCACTGCCGCCGATCGACGACCGCTGGTACGAGGCGCTGCGCAGCGAGCGCATCGCGTCGGCCCAGCAGCCCGCCTGA